From one Thalassospira lucentensis genomic stretch:
- the ispH gene encoding 4-hydroxy-3-methylbut-2-enyl diphosphate reductase — MSDKADLRIILANPRGFCAGVDRAIEIVEKALVKYGAPVYVRHEIVHNKFVVDRLRDMGAVFVDELDKVPDGVPVIFSAHGVPKSVPETAESRKLEYLDATCPLVSKVHRGAERHHADGKHILLIGHAGHPEVIGTMGQLPPGSMTLIETEEDAENLQVENPENLAFVTQTTLSLDDTARIISILQSRFPAIEVPKKEDICYATTNRQHAVKLIATDADAILVLGAPNSSNSNRLVEVAKREGCDRSVLVERAKDIDWSKLEGISTLGITAGASAPEILVEEVIDACRERYNVTVETLTLTNENVTFKLPRQLAS; from the coding sequence ATGTCTGACAAAGCCGACCTTCGGATCATTCTTGCCAACCCGCGCGGTTTCTGTGCCGGGGTGGATCGTGCGATCGAGATCGTCGAAAAGGCGCTGGTGAAGTACGGCGCGCCGGTCTATGTCCGCCACGAAATCGTCCACAACAAATTCGTGGTCGACCGCCTGCGCGACATGGGGGCTGTTTTTGTCGATGAACTTGATAAGGTTCCCGACGGAGTTCCGGTGATCTTTTCCGCCCACGGGGTGCCGAAATCGGTCCCCGAAACCGCCGAAAGCCGCAAGCTTGAATATCTTGATGCGACCTGCCCGCTGGTCTCCAAGGTCCATCGCGGGGCGGAACGCCACCATGCCGATGGCAAACATATCCTTCTGATCGGTCATGCCGGCCATCCCGAGGTGATCGGCACCATGGGCCAGTTGCCACCGGGCAGCATGACCCTGATCGAAACCGAAGAAGACGCCGAAAACCTGCAGGTCGAAAACCCGGAAAACCTTGCCTTCGTGACCCAGACCACCCTGTCGCTGGACGATACGGCAAGGATCATCTCGATCCTGCAAAGCCGTTTTCCGGCAATCGAGGTCCCGAAGAAAGAAGACATCTGCTATGCGACCACCAACCGCCAGCACGCGGTCAAGCTGATCGCAACCGATGCCGATGCCATTCTGGTGCTGGGCGCGCCGAACTCGTCAAACTCGAACCGTCTGGTCGAAGTCGCGAAACGCGAAGGATGCGACCGCTCGGTTCTGGTCGAACGTGCCAAGGACATCGACTGGTCCAAGCTTGAAGGCATTTCGACCCTTGGCATTACCGCCGGTGCCTCCGCCCCGGAAATCCTGGTCGAGGAAGTCATTGATGCCTGTCGCGAACGTTATAACGTCACGGTCGAAACCCTGACTTTGACCAACGAAAACGTCACCTTCAAGCTGCCCCGACAGCTTGCCAGCTAA
- a CDS encoding DNA-3-methyladenine glycosylase I, giving the protein MALRSFTDIITETAALKGGMDAINARLITPKTPDEIRKIPSDRWLSAMTMCVFQAGFSWKVIENKWPNFETAYDGFDISRWSMMHDEDIDRLMATDGLVAHAPKIKAVGPNAHFLCQIEEDYGTVGAWFADWQIADYCDNLRIVQKGGSRLGGKTGQMFLRRMGVDTLVFSNDVIKALGREGVVSKMPSSGKDFAAVQDAINQWHGETGRPLTQISQILALSVG; this is encoded by the coding sequence ATGGCGTTGCGTTCATTCACCGACATCATCACCGAAACGGCGGCTCTCAAGGGTGGCATGGATGCCATCAATGCCCGGCTGATCACGCCCAAGACCCCCGATGAAATCCGCAAAATCCCGTCGGACCGGTGGCTTTCGGCCATGACGATGTGCGTGTTTCAGGCGGGGTTTAGCTGGAAGGTGATTGAAAACAAATGGCCGAATTTCGAAACCGCCTATGACGGATTCGATATCAGCCGCTGGTCGATGATGCATGACGAGGACATTGATCGCCTGATGGCAACCGACGGGCTTGTCGCCCATGCACCGAAAATCAAGGCCGTTGGCCCGAACGCCCATTTCCTGTGCCAGATCGAAGAAGATTACGGCACCGTCGGCGCATGGTTCGCCGATTGGCAGATTGCCGATTACTGCGACAATCTGCGCATCGTTCAAAAAGGCGGTTCGCGCCTTGGCGGCAAAACCGGGCAGATGTTCCTGCGCCGGATGGGGGTCGATACGCTGGTCTTTTCCAACGATGTGATCAAGGCCCTTGGCCGTGAAGGCGTGGTTTCGAAAATGCCATCATCGGGCAAGGATTTTGCTGCCGTTCAGGACGCGATTAACCAATGGCACGGTGAAACCGGTCGCCCCCTGACGCAGATCAGCCAGATACTGGCGCTATCGGTGGGCTGA
- the gcvPB gene encoding aminomethyl-transferring glycine dehydrogenase subunit GcvPB encodes MSFTTHTGNRGLVLEEKLIFEQGEPGRTGVDLPKPAGIKSRLGGLDRDSDVGLPGLSEPQVVRHFTRLSQKNFGIDSGFFPLGSCTMKHNPRLNEKVARMPGLADLHPMQPESTVQGALELIDSCAHWLLVLTGMPAVSMSPAAGAQGELCGMMAIRAALDARGENRRRVLVPESAHGTNPATAAACGFTVDSIPATEDGRVDLAAFEAKLGDDVAGIMLTNPNTCGLFERDVRKIADLVHAAGGYFYCDGANFNAIVGRVRPADLGIDAMHINLHKTFSTPHGGGGPGSGPVVFSDALAPFAPIPYVVRKGEKFHLVETAEEQDGKKPFGRLKGFHGQMGMFIRALSYMKSHGADGLRQASGDAVLNANYLLARLKDKLSVAFPGYCMHEALFDDDFLKDTGVSTLDLAKAIIDEGFHPMTMYFPLVVHGALLIEPTETETKESIDQFCDAVLALVAKAESGDAEFFKNAPYLTPRRRLDETAAARKPVLRWMPESA; translated from the coding sequence ATGAGCTTTACCACCCATACCGGTAACCGCGGCCTCGTTCTTGAGGAGAAGCTGATTTTCGAACAGGGCGAACCGGGTCGTACCGGTGTTGACCTTCCGAAGCCAGCGGGCATCAAATCACGCCTTGGCGGCCTTGATCGCGATAGCGATGTTGGTTTGCCGGGCCTGTCCGAGCCGCAGGTGGTGCGTCATTTCACGCGCCTGTCGCAGAAAAACTTTGGCATTGATTCCGGCTTCTTCCCGCTGGGTTCGTGCACGATGAAACATAACCCGCGCCTGAACGAAAAGGTTGCGCGCATGCCCGGTCTTGCCGACCTGCATCCGATGCAGCCCGAAAGCACGGTTCAGGGGGCGCTTGAACTGATTGACAGTTGTGCGCACTGGCTGCTGGTTCTGACCGGGATGCCCGCGGTTTCCATGTCGCCCGCAGCGGGCGCACAGGGTGAACTTTGTGGCATGATGGCGATCCGTGCGGCGCTTGATGCGCGCGGTGAAAACCGTCGTCGTGTTCTGGTGCCGGAATCAGCCCACGGGACCAACCCGGCAACGGCCGCGGCATGTGGTTTCACGGTTGATTCGATCCCGGCCACCGAAGATGGCCGTGTTGATCTGGCGGCATTCGAAGCCAAGCTTGGCGACGATGTTGCGGGGATCATGCTGACCAACCCGAATACGTGTGGATTGTTCGAGCGCGACGTTCGCAAGATTGCCGATCTGGTCCATGCGGCCGGTGGGTATTTCTATTGCGACGGGGCGAACTTCAACGCGATTGTCGGACGGGTTCGCCCGGCCGATCTTGGCATTGATGCGATGCATATCAACCTGCATAAAACCTTTTCGACCCCGCATGGCGGCGGTGGACCGGGTTCGGGTCCGGTTGTGTTTTCCGACGCACTGGCCCCGTTCGCACCGATCCCCTATGTCGTGCGCAAGGGCGAGAAATTCCATCTGGTGGAAACCGCCGAAGAACAGGATGGCAAAAAGCCGTTCGGTCGTCTGAAAGGCTTCCACGGCCAGATGGGCATGTTCATTCGTGCGCTGTCTTATATGAAAAGCCATGGCGCGGATGGATTGCGTCAGGCATCGGGCGATGCGGTGCTGAATGCCAACTATCTGCTGGCGCGTCTGAAAGACAAGCTGAGCGTGGCATTCCCCGGCTATTGCATGCACGAAGCCCTGTTTGACGATGATTTCCTGAAAGATACCGGTGTTTCGACGCTGGATCTGGCGAAGGCGATCATCGACGAGGGCTTCCACCCGATGACCATGTATTTCCCGCTGGTGGTTCACGGTGCGCTTTTGATCGAGCCGACGGAAACGGAAACCAAGGAATCGATTGACCAGTTCTGCGATGCGGTTCTGGCATTGGTGGCCAAGGCAGAATCGGGTGATGCGGAATTCTTCAAGAATGCACCGTATCTGACGCCGCGCCGTCGTCTTGACGAAACGGCGGCGGCAAGAAAGCCGGTTCTGCGCTGGATGCCTGAATCTGCTTGA
- a CDS encoding protein phosphatase CheZ, which yields MSRRVQKVFTAERRLKERSGGVVEDWSDSFFDPTLETGMGAGAALPAPKPAATADATGINQAVLDEIRALRSEVAELRDAVRAGGSVDAAHIAPASDGDATDVLPEPVSSNFTHSNRPGASEPDRDDLELIRKQIEEMNEHIHKAKMQIASLRHPKAEDDRLVNATTELDAIIKDTEMATHTILESAEQIDDLAMTLKNAAPNDFVADHVEQIAFLVTKVFESCNFQDITGQRINKVVRTLEFVEERVHNMILIWGEDAFSDLPVPDDDDGTPRNEDDDLLNGPQLEGEGISQDDIDKLFD from the coding sequence ATGTCACGTCGCGTGCAGAAGGTTTTCACCGCAGAACGCCGTTTAAAAGAACGTTCGGGTGGTGTGGTCGAAGATTGGTCGGATTCCTTTTTCGATCCGACGCTTGAAACCGGTATGGGGGCAGGTGCGGCATTACCGGCGCCAAAGCCAGCCGCGACGGCGGATGCGACGGGGATCAATCAGGCGGTTCTGGATGAAATCCGTGCCCTTCGATCCGAAGTCGCCGAGCTTCGCGATGCGGTTCGTGCCGGGGGCAGTGTTGATGCCGCCCATATCGCACCGGCATCGGATGGCGATGCGACGGATGTTCTGCCCGAACCGGTCAGCAGCAATTTTACCCACAGCAACCGTCCGGGGGCATCCGAGCCCGACCGTGACGACCTCGAACTGATCCGCAAGCAGATCGAGGAAATGAACGAGCATATTCACAAGGCGAAGATGCAGATTGCGTCGCTGCGCCATCCGAAGGCCGAGGATGACCGTCTGGTCAATGCGACCACCGAACTTGATGCGATCATCAAGGATACGGAAATGGCAACGCATACGATCCTTGAATCCGCTGAACAGATCGATGATCTGGCGATGACGCTTAAAAATGCGGCGCCGAACGACTTCGTCGCCGACCATGTCGAACAGATCGCGTTTCTGGTCACCAAGGTTTTCGAATCCTGTAACTTCCAGGACATCACCGGGCAGCGCATCAACAAGGTGGTTCGCACCCTTGAATTCGTAGAAGAACGGGTTCACAACATGATCCTGATCTGGGGCGAGGATGCCTTTAGCGACCTGCCGGTTCCCGATGATGATGACGGAACGCCAAGGAATGAAGATGACGATCTTCTGAATGGTCCGCAGCTTGAAGGCGAGGGAATCAGCCAGGACGACATCGACAAATTGTTTGACTGA
- the gcvT gene encoding glycine cleavage system aminomethyltransferase GcvT: MADHQTELLKTALYDLHVELGAKMVPFAGYDMPVQYPLGVKGEHLHTRAKAGLFDVSHMGQVRLTGEHRVAELEKLVPGDIAILKPGRTRYSAFTNDDGTILDDLMITNAGDSLFLVINAACKDDDIVHMRANLDNGVELIEIDDRALMALQGPDAARVLARFAPSVADMKFMSFAEIDIAGIACFVTRSGYTGEDGYEISVPNDRAEELARKLLAEDEVEAIGLGARDSLRLEAGLCLYGNDIDTTTTPVEGDLNWIINKRRREEGGFKGADIILDQLANGADRKRVGIKPEGKAPAREHTAVLNSDGEEIGEITSGGFGPTVDGPIAMGYVAIEFAAPGTKVDLMVRGKARPAEIVELPFAPHRYYRG; the protein is encoded by the coding sequence ATGGCCGATCATCAAACCGAACTGCTGAAAACCGCCCTTTATGATTTGCATGTGGAACTGGGTGCCAAGATGGTGCCGTTTGCCGGTTATGACATGCCGGTGCAATATCCGCTGGGGGTGAAGGGCGAACATCTGCATACCCGTGCGAAGGCCGGTCTGTTTGACGTTTCGCATATGGGGCAGGTCCGCCTGACCGGTGAACATCGCGTGGCCGAGCTTGAAAAGCTTGTGCCCGGTGACATCGCGATCCTGAAACCCGGCCGCACCCGTTATTCCGCATTCACCAATGACGATGGCACGATTTTGGACGATCTGATGATCACCAATGCGGGCGACAGCCTGTTTCTGGTGATCAATGCCGCGTGCAAGGATGATGACATTGTCCATATGCGGGCCAATCTTGATAATGGTGTGGAGCTGATCGAGATTGATGACCGCGCATTGATGGCCTTGCAGGGACCGGATGCCGCCCGCGTGCTGGCACGGTTTGCACCGTCGGTTGCCGATATGAAATTCATGAGCTTTGCCGAGATCGATATTGCCGGTATCGCGTGCTTTGTCACCCGGTCGGGCTATACCGGCGAAGACGGTTACGAGATTTCCGTGCCGAACGACCGCGCCGAAGAACTGGCGCGCAAGTTGTTGGCCGAGGATGAGGTCGAGGCGATTGGCCTTGGCGCGCGTGATTCGCTGCGTCTTGAAGCCGGTCTTTGCCTGTATGGCAACGATATCGACACCACGACCACCCCGGTTGAAGGCGACCTTAACTGGATCATCAACAAGCGTCGCCGCGAAGAAGGCGGGTTCAAGGGCGCAGACATCATCCTTGATCAGCTTGCCAACGGGGCGGATCGCAAACGTGTCGGGATCAAGCCCGAAGGCAAGGCACCAGCACGTGAACATACGGCTGTCCTGAACAGTGACGGTGAAGAAATTGGCGAAATCACCAGCGGTGGTTTCGGCCCGACCGTGGATGGCCCGATTGCGATGGGATATGTCGCAATTGAATTTGCCGCCCCGGGTACCAAAGTCGATCTGATGGTGCGCGGCAAGGCCCGCCCGGCGGAAATCGTCGAGCTGCCGTTTGCACCGCACCGTTATTATCGCGGCTGA
- the gcvPA gene encoding aminomethyl-transferring glycine dehydrogenase subunit GcvPA — MRYLPLTKADRTSMLETIGAKSVDELYSDVPEGALLSEPVDLPHHLGELQVERDMAKMAAKNMGTASVPSFLGAGAYRHHVPATVDYIIQRGEFLTAYTPYQPEIAQGTLQYLFEFQTQVASITGMDVANASMWDGATSCAEAVLMACRATRRKKAVLSGGLHPHYREVTETYCQYSDTEVAGRDGHPEKQATADELDDLIDDQTACVVVQYPDVFGRIQDHTKLADACHAKGALLIVVFTEAMAFGAVKSPGSFGADIVCGEGQSIGNNLNYGGPYVGLFATTSKLVRQMPGRLCGETVDQDGKRGFVLTLSTREQHIRREKATSNICTNSGLCSLAFTVHMSLLGEDGYRGVATLNHETACKTADAIDAVPGAEVVNDSFFNEFTVKLAKPAAEVVEALVAKGILGGVPLSRLYPNRDDLDHYMLVAATETNTDEDIADLASALKEVLA; from the coding sequence ATGCGTTATCTTCCGCTAACCAAGGCGGATCGCACCTCGATGCTTGAAACCATCGGGGCAAAGTCCGTTGATGAATTATATAGCGACGTGCCCGAAGGCGCGCTGCTGTCCGAGCCGGTCGATCTGCCCCATCATCTGGGCGAATTGCAGGTCGAACGCGACATGGCGAAAATGGCCGCCAAAAACATGGGCACGGCCAGCGTGCCGAGCTTCCTGGGGGCGGGGGCGTATCGCCACCATGTTCCGGCCACGGTTGATTACATCATCCAGCGTGGTGAGTTTCTGACGGCCTATACCCCGTATCAGCCGGAAATCGCACAGGGTACGTTGCAGTATCTGTTCGAATTCCAGACCCAGGTGGCATCGATCACCGGAATGGATGTGGCCAACGCATCGATGTGGGACGGGGCAACGTCATGTGCGGAAGCCGTTCTGATGGCGTGCCGGGCCACGCGCCGCAAGAAAGCGGTTCTGTCGGGTGGTCTGCATCCGCATTACCGTGAAGTCACGGAAACCTATTGCCAGTATAGCGATACCGAAGTTGCCGGTCGTGACGGGCACCCGGAAAAGCAGGCAACCGCCGACGAGCTTGACGATCTGATTGATGATCAGACCGCGTGCGTTGTGGTCCAGTATCCGGACGTGTTTGGCCGTATTCAGGACCACACGAAGCTGGCGGATGCGTGCCATGCCAAGGGTGCGCTTCTGATCGTGGTGTTTACCGAGGCCATGGCGTTTGGCGCGGTCAAATCACCGGGCAGCTTTGGCGCGGATATCGTCTGCGGCGAAGGCCAGTCGATTGGTAACAACCTGAACTATGGCGGGCCATATGTTGGTCTGTTTGCCACGACCAGCAAACTGGTACGCCAGATGCCCGGTCGCCTGTGTGGTGAAACGGTCGATCAGGACGGCAAGCGCGGTTTTGTTCTGACGCTTTCGACCCGTGAACAGCATATCCGCCGCGAAAAGGCGACATCGAACATCTGCACCAATTCCGGTCTGTGTTCGTTGGCCTTTACGGTGCATATGAGCCTTCTGGGGGAAGACGGGTATCGTGGTGTGGCAACGCTTAACCATGAAACCGCCTGCAAGACCGCCGATGCGATTGATGCGGTACCGGGTGCGGAAGTGGTCAATGACAGCTTCTTTAACGAGTTCACCGTCAAGCTTGCCAAACCGGCAGCCGAGGTGGTCGAGGCACTGGTTGCCAAGGGTATCCTTGGCGGGGTTCCGTTGTCGCGCCTGTATCCGAACCGTGACGATCTGGACCATTACATGCTGGTGGCGGCGACCGAAACCAACACCGACGAAGACATCGCGGACCTTGCGTCTGCATTGAAGGAGGTGCTGGCATGA
- the gcvH gene encoding glycine cleavage system protein GcvH produces the protein MAKKFSQEHEWVEYEDGVATVGITDYAQQALGDIVYVELPEVGKKLTKDGDAAVVESVKAASDVYAPLDGVVVEANEELDDNPALVNEAPESDGWFFRMELSDESQLDELMDEAAYKDFVEGL, from the coding sequence ATGGCTAAAAAATTCTCGCAGGAACATGAATGGGTTGAATATGAAGACGGTGTCGCGACCGTCGGCATCACCGATTATGCCCAGCAGGCGCTTGGCGATATCGTGTATGTCGAACTGCCGGAAGTCGGCAAAAAGCTGACCAAGGACGGTGATGCGGCAGTTGTCGAATCGGTCAAGGCCGCCAGCGACGTTTATGCGCCGCTTGATGGTGTCGTTGTCGAAGCCAACGAAGAGCTTGATGATAATCCGGCACTGGTGAACGAAGCCCCGGAAAGCGATGGCTGGTTCTTCCGCATGGAACTTTCCGATGAGTCCCAGCTTGATGAGCTGATGGATGAAGCTGCGTATAAAGACTTTGTCGAAGGCCTTTAA
- the rnhA gene encoding ribonuclease HI: MTATEDNRVEIYTDGACSGNPGPGGWGAILRFRGVEKEMSGGDPETTNNRMEMMAAISALEALKRPCIVDIYTDSSYVRDGITKWIWGWQKRGWKTADKKPVKNVELWQRLLDALKPHKVEWHWVKGHAGHPENERCDELARQAVPK, translated from the coding sequence ATGACGGCAACCGAAGACAACCGCGTCGAGATTTACACAGACGGCGCGTGCAGCGGCAATCCCGGTCCCGGCGGCTGGGGCGCAATCCTGCGATTTCGCGGGGTGGAAAAGGAAATGTCGGGCGGTGATCCCGAAACCACCAATAACCGTATGGAAATGATGGCTGCGATCAGTGCGCTTGAAGCATTGAAACGCCCCTGCATCGTCGACATTTATACCGACAGCAGCTATGTCCGGGACGGAATTACCAAGTGGATTTGGGGATGGCAGAAACGCGGATGGAAGACCGCAGACAAGAAACCGGTCAAGAATGTCGAGCTATGGCAACGGCTTCTGGATGCCCTGAAACCTCATAAAGTTGAATGGCACTGGGTCAAAGGACATGCCGGGCACCCCGAAAACGAACGGTGCGACGAGCTCGCACGACAGGCCGTACCAAAATAA
- a CDS encoding putative bifunctional diguanylate cyclase/phosphodiesterase: MSRGSYGFLQRKSLSSRLLFIALPLVSLFSLALFVVFGYVSYTVLRDDLTEKIEQTADINARVLATPFWYLDVDNIESALNAMSRDRDIVAVQALGADGTEFAHTGVSQSELNDTLRLSRRVFFERNNVRHDVGELVIFFTEARVQDLLFRRIVIDMILFGLLIAVVAASLLIANKRSIKEPLNRLLHSIRMTKHGRLRRPVEWNSSDELGLLIREYNEMVALQGQAQEEAQRKQALLEATLHNIGQGICLFDQDLNLMVWNERYIELLNLPRDLVKEGTPLSDILRYNAERGEYGDVSIQALISDRVAIARRREPYRMERTRPNGRVVQVDHNPMPGGGYVATYTDITERKQTEARMRHLAVHDVLTSLPNRTLFLDRLRQALLSARRFQRGVTVLFVDLDRFKDINDHFGHDVGDLMIQEMGQRLSRIIRDSDTAARLGGDEFAIIQTDVQNIEDTIALAQRIIDELSQPFDCRGIRLHSTASVGITLFPEDGENPEQLVKNADMAMYAAKAEGRNNYRFFLPSMHERVKERKTIEEDLRNALEYDQLELYYQPKIDCRTEKVVGAEALVRWHHPDRGMILPGEFISVAEECGLINRLGAWVLNKACKQTQIWRETTLPGLRIAVNLSPAQFQDAELVSSVTQIMDQTRLPDGTLELEITELILMNNPEKAVSTLNELKGLGVRIAIDDFGTGYSSLNYLKRFPVSSIKIDRSFVNDIHVDMDDKAIVDAVIGLGHSLNLEVVAEGVEEVEQHEYLRDKGCDFIQGFLFAKPLPAATFENWVLERHGRQTARIAVKN; encoded by the coding sequence TTGTCGCGCGGATCGTACGGCTTTTTACAACGGAAGTCGCTTAGCAGCCGATTGCTTTTTATCGCGCTGCCGCTGGTTTCCTTGTTCTCCCTCGCCCTGTTCGTTGTCTTCGGATACGTCAGTTATACTGTGCTGCGCGACGATCTGACGGAAAAAATCGAACAGACGGCCGATATCAATGCTCGCGTTCTGGCAACACCTTTCTGGTATCTGGATGTCGACAATATTGAATCAGCCCTGAACGCCATGAGCCGCGATCGCGATATCGTCGCGGTGCAGGCATTGGGGGCTGATGGCACCGAATTTGCCCATACCGGCGTATCCCAGTCCGAACTGAACGACACCCTTCGCCTGTCGCGTCGCGTGTTCTTTGAACGCAACAATGTGCGCCATGATGTCGGCGAACTTGTGATCTTCTTCACAGAAGCCCGCGTTCAGGATCTGCTGTTCCGCCGGATCGTGATCGACATGATCCTGTTCGGCCTGCTGATTGCGGTTGTCGCCGCAAGCCTCCTGATCGCGAACAAGCGTTCGATCAAGGAACCGCTGAACCGGCTTTTGCATTCCATCCGCATGACCAAACATGGCCGGCTCCGCCGCCCGGTGGAATGGAACAGTTCGGATGAACTTGGCCTTCTGATCCGCGAATATAACGAAATGGTCGCCCTGCAGGGGCAGGCACAGGAAGAAGCCCAGCGCAAACAGGCCCTTCTGGAAGCCACCCTTCACAATATCGGCCAGGGGATATGCCTGTTCGATCAGGACCTGAACCTGATGGTCTGGAACGAACGCTATATCGAATTGCTCAACCTGCCGCGCGATCTGGTCAAGGAAGGCACGCCGCTTTCCGATATTCTGCGCTATAATGCCGAACGCGGCGAATATGGCGATGTCAGCATTCAGGCCCTGATTTCCGACCGTGTCGCGATTGCGCGCCGTCGCGAACCCTATCGCATGGAACGTACCCGCCCGAATGGCCGTGTGGTTCAGGTGGACCATAACCCGATGCCCGGCGGCGGTTACGTCGCGACCTATACCGACATTACCGAACGCAAACAGACCGAAGCCCGCATGCGCCATCTGGCTGTCCATGACGTGCTGACCAGCCTGCCGAACCGCACCCTGTTCCTGGATCGCCTGCGTCAGGCATTGCTGTCCGCCCGCCGGTTCCAGCGCGGGGTCACGGTCCTGTTTGTCGATCTTGACCGGTTCAAGGACATCAATGATCACTTTGGCCATGATGTCGGCGATCTGATGATCCAGGAAATGGGGCAGCGCCTGTCGCGGATCATCCGTGATTCCGATACCGCCGCCCGTCTTGGCGGCGACGAATTCGCGATCATCCAGACCGACGTTCAGAATATCGAAGACACCATCGCCCTTGCCCAGCGCATCATCGACGAGCTTTCGCAACCGTTCGATTGCCGTGGCATCCGCCTGCATTCGACCGCCAGTGTCGGCATCACCCTGTTCCCCGAAGACGGCGAAAACCCCGAACAGCTTGTCAAAAACGCTGATATGGCGATGTATGCCGCCAAGGCCGAAGGCCGCAACAATTACCGCTTCTTCCTGCCGTCGATGCATGAACGGGTCAAGGAACGCAAAACGATCGAAGAAGACCTGCGCAACGCGCTGGAATATGACCAGCTTGAACTTTACTATCAGCCGAAAATCGACTGCCGCACCGAAAAGGTCGTCGGGGCCGAGGCGCTGGTGCGCTGGCACCACCCGGATCGCGGCATGATCCTGCCGGGCGAGTTTATTTCGGTGGCCGAGGAATGCGGCCTGATCAATCGGCTGGGTGCATGGGTTCTGAACAAGGCCTGCAAACAGACGCAAATCTGGCGCGAAACCACCTTGCCGGGGCTTCGTATTGCGGTAAACCTGTCCCCGGCACAGTTCCAGGATGCCGAACTGGTCAGTTCCGTCACCCAGATCATGGATCAGACCCGCCTGCCCGATGGCACGCTGGAACTCGAAATCACGGAATTGATCCTGATGAACAACCCGGAAAAAGCCGTTTCGACCTTGAACGAGCTTAAAGGCCTAGGCGTGCGGATCGCGATTGACGATTTCGGTACCGGCTATTCATCGCTGAACTATCTGAAACGTTTCCCGGTTTCCTCGATCAAGATCGACCGGTCGTTTGTCAACGACATCCATGTCGATATGGATGACAAGGCGATTGTCGATGCGGTGATCGGATTGGGCCACAGCCTTAACCTTGAAGTCGTCGCCGAAGGCGTTGAAGAAGTCGAACAGCACGAATATCTGCGTGACAAGGGATGCGACTTCATTCAGGGCTTCCTGTTTGCCAAACCGTTGCCCGCCGCAACCTTTGAAAACTGGGTTCTTGAACGCCACGGCCGCCAGACGGCACGGATTGCCGTCAAGAATTGA
- a CDS encoding homoserine kinase, with translation MAVYTDVSDEDIARFVAEYDIGNVISFKGIAEGVENTNFLLQTDQASFILTLYEKRVNPDDLPFYLGLMDHLSAKGLNCPTPIHGRDGVALRRLCGRPAAITSFLNGMSPRRIMPHHCTGLGTALAQLHTAGQDFDMYLGNALSVKGWRPLFESCRADADGVQPGLEKLIEDELAFLEANWPHQLPAGVIHADLFPDNVFFFPGKDDVSGLIDFYFACNDLLAYDIAICMNAWCFEPDNSFNVTKARNLLSSYGKVRTLSDDELAALPILARGASLRFLLTRLYDWINTPKDALVTPKNPREYINKLRFHQRIDSAGAYGLGEE, from the coding sequence ATGGCCGTCTATACCGACGTTTCTGACGAAGATATCGCCCGTTTTGTTGCCGAATACGATATCGGCAATGTGATTTCGTTCAAAGGCATCGCCGAGGGTGTCGAAAACACCAATTTCCTGCTTCAGACCGATCAGGCATCCTTTATCCTGACCCTGTATGAAAAGCGCGTGAACCCCGATGATCTGCCGTTCTATCTGGGTCTGATGGATCATCTGTCGGCCAAGGGGCTGAACTGCCCGACGCCAATCCACGGCAGGGATGGGGTTGCGTTGCGCCGTCTTTGCGGACGTCCGGCCGCCATCACATCCTTCCTGAACGGCATGTCGCCACGCCGGATCATGCCCCATCACTGCACAGGTCTTGGTACCGCGCTGGCGCAATTGCATACCGCCGGTCAGGATTTCGACATGTATCTTGGCAATGCGCTGAGTGTGAAGGGCTGGCGCCCGCTGTTTGAAAGCTGCCGTGCCGATGCCGATGGCGTTCAGCCCGGCCTTGAAAAGCTGATCGAGGACGAGCTGGCCTTTCTTGAAGCCAACTGGCCCCATCAATTGCCCGCAGGCGTCATCCATGCCGATCTGTTCCCGGACAATGTGTTTTTCTTCCCCGGAAAGGACGATGTATCCGGCCTGATCGATTTCTATTTCGCGTGCAATGATCTGCTGGCCTATGACATTGCGATCTGCATGAACGCCTGGTGCTTCGAACCCGATAACAGCTTTAACGTCACCAAGGCGCGCAACCTTCTGTCAAGCTACGGCAAGGTGCGCACCTTGTCCGATGACGAACTGGCGGCCCTTCCGATCCTTGCGCGCGGGGCATCTTTACGGTTCCTTCTGACCCGTCTTTATGACTGGATCAATACGCCCAAGGATGCGCTGGTTACGCCGAAAAATCCGCGCGAATACATCAATAAACTGCGTTTCCATCAGCGCATCGACAGTGCCGGCGCCTATGGCCTGGGCGAGGAATAG